Within the Candidatus Eremiobacteraceae bacterium genome, the region GTGAGCAGCCCTTTTTCGTCGAGATGCGTGACCCGGCCGGTCAGATCGAGGTTATACTCCGTGTTGCGCGCCTGCATCTGCGCGGCGACGGGCAGCGGTGTCGGCAGGTTCTCGCGGTCATCGAACGGCACGCAGGCGCTCCTTACAGACTCACTGCGCGCCGCCGGGTAGAGGCGTGGCGACGATCAGCGTCGCGTGCATCACGGGATTAAACCCGTCTAGATAATCCCATTTTCCCAACTCGAAGAACTGCAAGGTCTGGCTCTGCCCCGGGTCGATCTGCCCCGTATCCCACGACCCGTCGGAGGCGGTGGCCGCGTGGGGCTTCTTGTCGGCATTCGTCCATGCCACGCTTTGGCCGGGACTGACCCGCACGACTGCTGGGTGAAATCCATCCTTGTCGATCGTGACGGGGACCGGCGTCGCCGCCGGCGTGGGGGTCGGGACGGGCGTCCCAGTCGGTGACGGCGACGCTGCCGGTGACGCGGTCGCGCCTGGCACCGGGGTGGCCGCCGCGACGGTTTGCGGAAGGGCGCCGCGCGCGATGGCGAATCCGCCGGCTGCGCATAACGCCACCATTAGCCCAAGAATGGAAGCTCTTTGACGGCTTCGCGGTCCCCTCAACAAGCCACTACCCCACTCGGGTCCTGAGTCCAATACTCCCCGCGACCTGCATAAGGCGTCAGGTCGCTGGACCGGGTATATCATTGCATGCCTGAAGCGCCCGACCTCTTAAGGATATCGGCCGGCGGCGGTCGTCCCGCACGCCTTTGGCCAGTGCGGCGGCCGCAACGACCACACACGACCGCTTCGTTTCAATATCGGAGCCATGATGAGTGAACCGGCGCACACCACGCGCTCGCGACTGACCCGACGATGCTTTCTGTGCGGCTTGCAAGGGTTCGCGTTGTCGGCGGCAGCTCTGGCGAGCCGCCCCGGGCTCGCGCTGGCCGACGACCACGCCCAAGAGCGCAGCATCGGCCAGCAAGTCTACGACGACCAGCGCAAGCAGGGACTGATCCTCGACACGTCGCCCTACTATGATATCCTGCGCGAAACCGGCGCGCGCATCTCGACCGCCGCCGCACCGCACTGGTACACGATGAACTGGGTCATCGTCAAGGGCGCGCAGGCCAACGCCTTCTCGGTGCCGGGCGGATGGGTCTATGTCAACGAAGGCCTGCTGCGCCAAGCCGAAAACGTCGAGGAGCTGGCCAGCGTCGTAGCCCACGAGACGGGCCACATCGTGCTTGGCCACGTGATGAACCGCCTCAAGCAAGCGCAGGATCTGAATATCCTGTTCGCGATCGGCAGCTTGTTCGTGCGCACCCAGGGCGCCGCGAACGTCTACAATCTTGCTCAGCTCGGCGCTGGATACGGTTTCTTGAACTTCTCGCGCCAACAAGAATACCAGGCCGACCACGAAGGCGTCATCCTCGCCAACGGCGCGCGCTACAATCCGTGGGGTATGGTGTGGTTCTTCCAAAAGCTTGAAAAGCTGTACGGCGACGCCGGCTTCGAGTCGTACGTCCAAGACCATCCGTCGACCAAGGAGCGCATCGCGCGCATCGAATCGTTTTTCGCCAGCGAGCCGCAGACGTACGGGCACTGGACGAGCCAGCTCGTGGCGCGCGGTGGCCTGGCGCAAGGCGATCCGAACACGCGTCTGATCATCAACCCATCGTGACATCGGCAAGCGGCGCGACCTTCGGTCGCGCCGCCTGCCGATGGGGATCTGCGTGGTCTGTGACTAGTTGATCTCGACCTTGGCGCCTTCGCCTTCGAGTTTGGCCTTGATCGCCTCGGCCTCTTCCTTGGTGACGCCCGACTTGACCGGCTTGGGCGCGCCTTCGACGAGGTCTTTGGCCTCTTTCAGGCCCAAGCCCGGCACGACTTCGCGCACGACCTTGATGACGTTGATCTTCTTCTCGCCCGCGGCGGTGAGGATCACGTCGAACTCGGTCTTGGCTTCGGCGGCGGGTGCTGCCGCGCCGCCGGCCGCCGGAGCGGCCATCGCGACCGGGGCTGCAGCCGAGACGCCGAACTTGTCCTCGAGCGACTTGACCAGCTCGTGGAGTTCGACGACCGAGAGCTTGTCGATCTGATCCAGAATATCCGTAACTGCCATGATTGCGTTGAATTCCTTTCTTGACGCCCGCGATCAAGATCGCGGGATTACATCAGACCGCGGGTTGCGCGTCCGACCGTTGTGCGTGCAAAGCGTGCAAGGTGCGCACGAGCTTGCTGATGCCCGAGTGCAGCGTGCCGTGGAGCCGGTAGAACGGCGCCTTGAGACTGCCGACGAGCGCGGCGTGCAGCTCGCGCCGGCCGCGGATCTTGGAAAGCGCTTCGACCTCTCCGGCTGCGAGGAAGCGGCCATCGACGAGCCCAGCCTTGATCTGCAGCTTCTTCGAGTCGCTCGCGAACTTCGCCAGCGCCTTGGCAGCCGCCACAGGATCCGACTTCACGAACGCGACGGCGGTCGGGCCTGCGAGGATGTCCTTGAGCTGGGCGCGCCGCTCGTCGCCGACGGCGATACCGAAGAGCGTGTTCTTGACGACCGAGTAGCTCGCCGCGTCCTTGCGCAGCTCGTCGCGCAGCGTCCGCAGTTCGCCGACCGTCAGGCCACGATAGTCAGTGAAGAACAGACTGGCGCTCCCGTCGACCCGTTTGCGCAGCTCTTCGATCTCCGCGTTTTTCTTTTCTGTTGGCATAGATTCGATTCACCTCCGATCGCTCGGTCGAACGATTTCGACCGTTTCGGCCGAATAAATTCGGCCGCTCCAAGTAAAAGCGCCCTCTCGAGCGGCTCGAGA harbors:
- a CDS encoding cupredoxin domain-containing protein, with amino-acid sequence MVALCAAGGFAIARGALPQTVAAATPVPGATASPAASPSPTGTPVPTPTPAATPVPVTIDKDGFHPAVVRVSPGQSVAWTNADKKPHAATASDGSWDTGQIDPGQSQTLQFFELGKWDYLDGFNPVMHATLIVATPLPGGAQ
- a CDS encoding M48 family metalloprotease encodes the protein MMSEPAHTTRSRLTRRCFLCGLQGFALSAAALASRPGLALADDHAQERSIGQQVYDDQRKQGLILDTSPYYDILRETGARISTAAAPHWYTMNWVIVKGAQANAFSVPGGWVYVNEGLLRQAENVEELASVVAHETGHIVLGHVMNRLKQAQDLNILFAIGSLFVRTQGAANVYNLAQLGAGYGFLNFSRQQEYQADHEGVILANGARYNPWGMVWFFQKLEKLYGDAGFESYVQDHPSTKERIARIESFFASEPQTYGHWTSQLVARGGLAQGDPNTRLIINPS
- the rplL gene encoding 50S ribosomal protein L7/L12, with translation MAVTDILDQIDKLSVVELHELVKSLEDKFGVSAAAPVAMAAPAAGGAAAPAAEAKTEFDVILTAAGEKKINVIKVVREVVPGLGLKEAKDLVEGAPKPVKSGVTKEEAEAIKAKLEGEGAKVEIN
- the rplJ gene encoding 50S ribosomal protein L10; its protein translation is MPTEKKNAEIEELRKRVDGSASLFFTDYRGLTVGELRTLRDELRKDAASYSVVKNTLFGIAVGDERRAQLKDILAGPTAVAFVKSDPVAAAKALAKFASDSKKLQIKAGLVDGRFLAAGEVEALSKIRGRRELHAALVGSLKAPFYRLHGTLHSGISKLVRTLHALHAQRSDAQPAV